A stretch of Vigna angularis cultivar LongXiaoDou No.4 chromosome 4, ASM1680809v1, whole genome shotgun sequence DNA encodes these proteins:
- the LOC108330130 gene encoding chitinase 2, giving the protein MSPKPIFREYIIGSKDVPPIEGFAVEIINKRIPQFHFILAFASDDYVEDGSGKKQGKGNFRANWNVTKFSAKSIRELKADYEGVKVVISLGGRGTDFPFNPKDKEIWIDNAKKSLNEIISVLYKFHHETVIDGIDINYEHIESSEDDFAYCIGKVIDYLQTTISGLVVSIAPSDPVLSHYKQLFKANPNRIHWVNYQYYDQKVPSTHEFVNLHKTLIDTFGVDKLLAGFSTDPNDKGNISLEIFVEGVLQLIASGSLAGIFVSDAQSSRLIEPPLYVEKKAQEILTGSH; this is encoded by the coding sequence ATGTCTCCGAAACCTATTTTTCGTGAATACATTATCGGTTCAAAGGATGTCCCACCCATTGAAGGTTTCGCAGTCGAAATCATCAACAAAAGAATCCCACAATTCCACTTCATTTTGGCCTTTGCCTCAGATGATTACGTTGAGGATGGAAGCGGAAAGAAACAAGGGAAGGGAAATTTCCGTGCAAATTGGAACGTGACAAAGTTCAGCGCTAAAAGTATCAGAGAACTAAAGGCAGATTACGAGGGTGTGAAGGTGGTAATAAGCCTTGGAGGTCGTGGCACCGATTTTCCATTCAATCCTAAAGACAAAGAAATATGGATTGATAATGCCAAGAAATCACTGAACGAGATAATATCAGTGCTCTACAAGTTTCATCATGAAACTGTGATTGATGGCATTGACATCAACTATGAGCACATCGAATCCAGTGAAGATGACTTTGCTTACTGCATAGGCAAAGTCATAGATTACCTCCAAACCACAATCAGTGGACTCGTGGTCTCCATTGCACCCTCAGACCCTGTCCTTTCCCACTACAAGCAGTTGTTCAAGGCTAATCCAAACCGTATTCACTGGGTCAACTACCAGTACTACGATCAGAAAGTCCCCAGCACACACGAATTTGTCAACCTCCACAAAACCCTAATAGACACCTTCGGTGTTGACAAGCTCTTGGCAGGTTTCAGCACTGATCCAAACGACAAGGGTAACATATCCCTTGAGATCTTCGTTGAGGGTGTCCTACAACTCATCGCATCTGGTTCACTTGCTGGAATTTTTGTTTCAGATGCTCAGTCCTCCCGCTTGATTGAGCCTCCCCTCTATGTTGAGAAAAAGGCACAAGAGATCCTCACTGGATCCCATTAG